In a single window of the Acetivibrio clariflavus DSM 19732 genome:
- a CDS encoding methyl-accepting chemotaxis protein → MDKELLALHKRNKLMATILSLSVVLGSASAYKYPITMFAVIKYALPVALFAVFLVWRKIAIPYIMYIIAISFNLVSFFMIKNTTNFPNSLILYLSLAIISIYHNYRPLLLNGIISIFILNYALFTMPGYAHIDKFSPNAYFIFSLTALVAQSRIGTQMLNKIKEGAIESEIAKQKTDELLKKVSHSVEILRKSTINLNENAVSTGAISQELVSAFQEISVGIETQATSFNDVLLAMQDVTATTQQTRDASSNVSQKSSDTTKVTREGQNKMKIMSNQMQEIDKFVSNTSSAIGEVNKESVKIDNIVSMIKEISDQTNLLSLNASIEAARAGEHGKGFSVVATEIRKLAMNTHKASEQVNSSVKIIQDKIRQVNEFVQNGLKIVDSGKQSVNTVEQLFDQIKINSEEVLKQAESLSFINERLLQSAHKVTEEMVKVATISEKSAKSVQEILASADEQQKRVGSMVTSVEELTELMRILDEDIN, encoded by the coding sequence GTGGATAAGGAATTGCTTGCACTACATAAGAGAAATAAATTAATGGCTACAATTCTTTCATTAAGTGTTGTGTTGGGCTCAGCATCTGCGTATAAATACCCTATCACAATGTTTGCAGTAATAAAATATGCTCTGCCGGTTGCTCTGTTTGCCGTCTTTCTTGTTTGGAGAAAAATCGCAATTCCATATATCATGTATATTATTGCAATAAGTTTTAATCTTGTATCCTTTTTTATGATAAAAAACACAACTAACTTTCCCAATTCCCTGATTTTATATTTATCTTTAGCTATTATATCTATTTATCACAATTACCGTCCGTTACTCCTCAATGGTATAATTTCTATATTTATATTGAATTATGCACTTTTTACAATGCCGGGTTACGCCCACATAGACAAATTTTCTCCCAATGCCTATTTTATATTTTCCTTAACTGCTTTAGTGGCACAAAGTCGCATTGGTACCCAAATGTTAAACAAAATTAAAGAAGGGGCAATTGAATCGGAAATTGCAAAGCAAAAAACTGATGAACTTTTGAAAAAGGTTTCTCACTCGGTAGAAATACTAAGAAAGTCCACTATTAATCTTAATGAAAATGCAGTTTCTACCGGTGCCATATCTCAAGAACTGGTATCGGCTTTTCAGGAAATATCCGTCGGGATTGAAACACAAGCCACCAGTTTCAATGATGTTTTGCTGGCAATGCAAGATGTTACAGCTACTACTCAGCAAACAAGAGATGCCTCATCCAATGTGAGCCAGAAATCCAGTGATACAACAAAAGTAACCAGAGAAGGCCAGAATAAAATGAAAATAATGTCTAATCAAATGCAGGAAATAGACAAGTTTGTCAGCAATACATCTTCAGCAATTGGTGAAGTTAATAAAGAAAGCGTCAAGATCGACAATATTGTTTCTATGATAAAAGAAATTTCAGACCAGACCAACTTACTTTCCTTAAACGCTTCAATAGAAGCGGCAAGGGCTGGAGAGCATGGGAAAGGTTTTTCTGTTGTCGCCACTGAAATTCGTAAACTGGCAATGAATACACATAAAGCTTCTGAACAGGTAAACTCAAGTGTTAAAATCATACAGGATAAAATTCGTCAAGTAAATGAATTTGTCCAGAATGGTCTTAAAATTGTGGATTCCGGTAAGCAATCGGTGAATACAGTGGAGCAGTTGTTTGATCAAATCAAGATAAACTCTGAAGAGGTTCTTAAACAAGCTGAGTCCCTTAGCTTCATAAATGAACGTTTATTACAGTCAGCTCACAAAGTTACTGAGGAAATGGTTAAAGTAGCTACTATCTCAGAAAAATCAGCAAAATCAGTTCAAGAAATACTTGCCAGTGCTGATGAACAGCAAAAACGGGTTGGCAGTATGGTTACAAGTGTCGAAGAACTTACTGAGCTGATGAGAATATTGGATGAAGACATAAACTGA
- a CDS encoding CsxC family protein, translating to MDKDFTCKSGVIESETLTECSNELLTPKGINGPFVGKVPVVLAEPVIQIDVESVIQLDEPALEIKRIKKNLFITQCKVIETGYDFDRDCKSPRKGKLFLSGYVRKNIEYATVDCTNEYKDGISGKIKHTTVKVPFKCVTDIKFDVPPVVHATGETKQIALFNDNIKGNDYCGQEIIGSDPCEVSFIHKEFFNEKIFCELEEVKIFEDDILKDKFECGSKDSFTFDKIIEKMVIFVRLKLLQKQQVNIPGKAQDHDNDKKKYR from the coding sequence ATGGATAAGGATTTTACCTGCAAATCCGGAGTAATCGAATCCGAAACTCTTACAGAATGTTCAAATGAACTTTTAACACCAAAAGGAATTAATGGACCTTTCGTTGGAAAAGTTCCTGTTGTCCTTGCAGAACCGGTAATTCAAATAGATGTGGAATCGGTTATTCAATTGGATGAGCCTGCTCTTGAAATCAAAAGAATAAAAAAGAACTTGTTTATAACACAGTGTAAAGTAATTGAAACAGGATACGATTTCGATCGTGATTGCAAATCCCCAAGAAAAGGCAAACTTTTCTTAAGCGGATACGTCAGAAAAAACATCGAGTATGCCACTGTTGACTGCACAAATGAATATAAAGACGGAATAAGCGGAAAGATTAAACATACAACTGTAAAAGTACCCTTCAAATGCGTAACCGATATAAAATTTGACGTACCTCCGGTAGTTCACGCTACAGGTGAGACAAAACAAATAGCTTTATTCAATGATAATATAAAAGGAAACGACTACTGCGGACAGGAAATCATTGGCAGCGATCCCTGCGAAGTTAGCTTTATTCACAAAGAATTCTTCAATGAAAAAATTTTCTGCGAACTGGAAGAAGTAAAAATTTTCGAAGACGATATCTTAAAAGATAAATTTGAATGCGGAAGTAAAGACTCATTTACTTTTGATAAAATTATTGAAAAAATGGTTATATTTGTGCGTTTAAAATTATTGCAGAAACAGCAGGTAAATATTCCAGGCAAAGCCCAGGACCATGACAACGACAAGAAAAAATACAGATAA